The following are encoded in a window of Rosa chinensis cultivar Old Blush chromosome 4, RchiOBHm-V2, whole genome shotgun sequence genomic DNA:
- the LOC112198894 gene encoding uncharacterized protein LOC112198894 → MKFQWGLDASIQRDVAVLELKIVQLIFAKAMAIEQENLTFQEQESAERNFHRKGKATVGSSKASGNRGGFWKRQRTNQQALARAAPARIAKAAPVGQGAPLRCYNYKEFGHTTKACTKRKNLACFTCGQARHFSRDYTQQQGRGQGNQQRQLPQGNARLFAVGQQNTGVEGTLSLFDFLARVLFDMGASHSFISSSVVDMLGSTPRPLARPLSVISPVGVSLELCMFCDACPILIGGREFTATLIVLADHTYDVILGVDWLRPNHIMIDCFEMVVSFHMPGQPVFHYRCLRSDTGLRAGFLAHVESVSCATILAEIDVVSEYSDVFQEIPWLPPRKVMDFAIDVIPGTAPVSMAPFQMAPT, encoded by the coding sequence atgaagtttcagtggggactggaTGCTTCGATCCAgcgcgatgtcgctgttctggaatTGAAAATTGTGCAGCTTATTTTCgctaaggctatggccattgagcaggaaAACCTGACTTTCCAGGAACAGGAATCGGCCGAGAGGAATTTTCAtagaaagggaaaggcaactgtGGGGAGCAGTAAGGCATCTGGGAATCGAGGTGGATTCTGGAAGCGGCAGAGGACAAATCAACAGGCGCTGGCTAGGGCTGCACCTGCTAGGATTGCTAAGGCTGCACCTGTTGGGCAGGGAGCACCCTTGAGATGCTACAACTACAAGGAGTTTGGCCATACTACTAAGGCTTGCACAAAACGGAAGAACTTGGCGTGCTTTACTTGTGGCCAAGCGAGGCATTTCTCCAGGGATTATACCCAGcagcagggtaggggacaagggaaccAGCAGAGGCAACTACCTCAGGGAAATGCGAGGCTGTTTGCTGTTGGTCAGCAGAATACCGGAGTGGAAGGTACAttatccttatttgatttcCTTGCTAGGGTGTTGTTTGATATGGGAGCATCCCACTCCTTCATATCTAGTtctgtggttgatatgttaggATCGACTCCTAGGCCTCTTGCTAGACCCTTGAGTGTTATTTCTCCAGTTGGTGTTTCCCTTGAGTTGTGTATGTTTTGTGATGCATGCCCGATTTTGATTGGTGGTAGGGAGTTTACCGCGACTTTGATTGTGTTAGCAGATCATACGTATGATGTTATTTTGGGTGTTGATTGGCTGAGGCCAAATCACATtatgattgattgctttgaaatggtagtGTCATTTCATATGCCTGGACAGCCAGTGTTTCATTATCGGTGTCTTAGGTCAGACACTGGTTTGAGGGcaggattcttagctcatgtGGAATCGGTGAGTTGTGCTACAATTTTGGCAGAGATTGATGTGGTCTCCGAGTATAGTGATGTGTTTCAGGAGATACCATGGTTACCTCCAAGGAAGGTAATGGATTTTGCTAtcgatgtgataccaggtactgcACCTGTATCCATGGCACCTTTTCAGATGGCACCAACATaa